A section of the Aminiphilus circumscriptus DSM 16581 genome encodes:
- a CDS encoding C45 family autoproteolytic acyltransferase/hydolase translates to MEGRFGWKRRIGVVLTALVLLGVAAGTLWAEVPSAYEEGWRFGVAYRSEVAGNLAVMHDASVARGIDRTAVLSAAREREALFREVLPAKVEWMRGVADGAGVPYEDVLLYNAADRLMTGFVGECTTFVASGKALAGGKGTLIAKNRDLGPNTLSEVAMEEGGTFAATDAYKAAYIDIPQAETAYRFVGSRSAGRWGYGMGINEHQVTVADNDAPTRDELAFDKGLHDNDYVRLVLERAKTAREGVEVLTKLTEKYGQAWNSIIFEIGDPNELWIVEVSGKRWVAKQYRDTFTARSNQFQITDDYDLAAEDLLSFAQSKGWIGKDVTGKINFRAVYGTTELYPEDNENLEDRPAAETLYNTEMRYRRAMELLQGISGRISPAAMLPLMRDHYDTYPLPSGKVLELKQVPYYSTPLAQDERQEWMTAFPEEDTVKVSVFPRAICHHAFEGITAATAILSARPDVPNELGLMLHAYMQPCNSLFIPFYTGASSLDGRYSTPEAGSRFFQISKMAFGSHELYHAPLRIVFDPYEASLFKDMEAMEKEYQRLKKDGADEEAQALLDEFLYARWDSALAAADEGLTRMLEAAAASSAWSR, encoded by the coding sequence ATGGAAGGCAGATTCGGGTGGAAACGGCGTATCGGTGTGGTGCTGACGGCGCTGGTGCTGTTGGGCGTTGCCGCGGGAACGCTTTGGGCGGAGGTGCCCTCCGCCTACGAGGAAGGGTGGCGCTTCGGCGTCGCCTACCGGAGCGAGGTGGCGGGCAATCTCGCCGTAATGCATGACGCTTCCGTGGCGCGCGGGATCGACCGGACCGCCGTTCTCTCCGCGGCCCGGGAGCGGGAGGCGCTGTTCCGGGAGGTGCTCCCCGCCAAGGTGGAGTGGATGCGCGGCGTGGCCGACGGCGCGGGTGTCCCCTACGAGGACGTGCTGCTCTACAACGCAGCGGACCGTCTGATGACGGGGTTCGTGGGCGAGTGCACCACCTTCGTCGCCTCCGGAAAGGCCCTCGCGGGAGGCAAGGGAACCCTCATTGCCAAGAACCGCGATCTCGGGCCGAACACCCTCAGCGAAGTGGCCATGGAGGAGGGAGGCACCTTCGCCGCCACCGACGCCTACAAGGCCGCCTACATCGACATTCCCCAGGCGGAGACCGCCTATCGGTTCGTCGGCTCCCGTTCCGCGGGGCGCTGGGGATACGGAATGGGGATCAACGAGCATCAGGTCACCGTGGCGGACAACGACGCTCCCACCCGGGACGAACTCGCCTTCGACAAGGGGCTCCACGACAACGACTACGTGCGCCTCGTCCTCGAACGGGCGAAGACCGCCCGGGAGGGCGTGGAGGTGCTCACGAAGCTGACGGAGAAGTACGGCCAGGCCTGGAACTCCATCATCTTCGAGATCGGAGATCCGAACGAGCTGTGGATCGTGGAAGTCTCGGGAAAGCGCTGGGTGGCCAAGCAGTACAGGGACACCTTCACGGCCCGGTCCAACCAGTTCCAGATCACCGACGACTACGACCTCGCCGCGGAGGATCTGCTCTCCTTCGCCCAGTCCAAGGGATGGATCGGCAAGGATGTGACGGGCAAGATCAACTTCCGCGCCGTCTACGGCACCACCGAACTGTACCCCGAGGACAACGAGAACCTCGAGGATCGCCCCGCCGCGGAGACCCTGTACAACACGGAAATGCGGTACCGTCGGGCCATGGAACTGCTCCAGGGCATCTCCGGCCGCATTTCTCCCGCAGCCATGCTCCCCCTGATGCGGGACCACTACGACACCTACCCCCTTCCCAGCGGCAAGGTGCTCGAACTGAAGCAGGTGCCCTACTACAGCACCCCCCTCGCGCAGGACGAGCGCCAGGAGTGGATGACCGCCTTTCCCGAGGAGGACACCGTGAAAGTCTCCGTCTTCCCCAGGGCGATCTGCCACCACGCTTTCGAGGGAATCACCGCCGCAACGGCCATCCTCTCGGCCCGTCCGGACGTGCCGAACGAGCTGGGGCTGATGCTCCACGCCTACATGCAGCCGTGCAACAGCCTTTTCATCCCCTTCTACACGGGGGCCTCCTCCCTTGACGGGCGGTACAGCACCCCCGAGGCGGGATCGCGCTTCTTCCAGATCTCGAAGATGGCCTTCGGCTCCCACGAGCTCTACCACGCCCCGCTCCGCATCGTCTTCGACCCCTACGAGGCGAGCCTCTTCAAGGACATGGAGGCCATGGAAAAAGAGTACCAGCGCCTTAAAAAAGACGGTGCCGACGAGGAAGCCCAGGCGCTGCTCGACGAATTTCTCTACGCCCGGTGGGACAGCGCTCTCGCCGCCGCCGACGAGGGGCTGACCCGGATGCTCGAGGCCGCCGCGGCCTCTTCCGCCTGGTCCCGCTGA